One part of the Lycium ferocissimum isolate CSIRO_LF1 chromosome 8, AGI_CSIRO_Lferr_CH_V1, whole genome shotgun sequence genome encodes these proteins:
- the LOC132066372 gene encoding receptor-like protein EIX2, producing MKIESFLLLNISFSLFIGLVFETSSVGNARSSLCIERERQALLKFKQGLIDNSGILSSWGIEDEKKECCSWEGVKCSNITGHVVVLDIQPPFMFFNGYSDFSSGSNLRGSITPSLLELQHLKHLDLSYNDFGGSRIPDFIGSFPRLEYLNLEHANFSGEIPHTFGNLTHLQILELSWNQISGPLPNLKTFSALRELHLNNNQFKGILPQSVGQLSKLEILSVNSNFLEGSITESHLSNLSNLKELDLSYNSFSFQLGPNWIPPFELDIISLSRCEMGHHFPQWLRTQKNYSYLDISFVGISGVAPNWFWDLSPEISYFNISNNKISGEIPDLYSKFVASKESNFPVMDFSSNNLSGLVPSFPSYLDTLNLSKNKFVGSISFLCKIANPFFHILDLSNNLLSGELPDCLMEFEELAILNLANNNLHGKIPSSVGALHNIQSLQLQNNNFTGHLPTSLMNCSMLTILDVGGNKLSGEIPSWIGSELTSLVVLSLRVNKFNGKIPPNLCRLNQVHILDLSRNILSGEIPQCLNNFTSFLHEDSLNPSIIINVGGINGQGYYTSAEDYMGDALVQWKSSESVYNKTLGLLKIIDFSSNELVGRVPKGIAQLGGLLSLNLSRNNLTESLDLSKNQLTGRIPTSLAQLNFLSVLDLSSNNLSGKIPSSTQLQSFDPSSYAGNNELCGPPLAKCPGDRDTQSRSGDHRRINNLDEDDNIFSFGFYIEDALELANDMTDIGGLIVHRSVSDFQFLLKKLQKVPWSLNIITGTGVKDLFLGQVQEGILVELCALGWRGKLFSNLSKDQAIAIAQLQSKNDKVASAKPKEVTEPGREEARVVESNGSGAGSSAEVLKMLETLEKRVDSTEKRVETYNPRVDQIPGAPPILKGPDSKRYIQRPFPPSAAPKLIPKRFKMLDIPNFDGFGIHLRPAVACALTSFDLLTNRSTTCLNVILTIAVTGSPRADFNKPLNDSELFVVSIPHRLPSSWCNVHLSLSITFNQWKASSFARLIMSISLKLNFFPDALLQPPTSNCKVLGSDMPFGNDQDRGSHRNATESGSTLAVEIGFAAEPESTLAVQMVVVNSVPPRVPDCSSCLATILLDVED from the exons ATGAAAATTGAGAGCTTTCTACTTCTCAACATCTCATTTTCGCTGTTCATAGGACTTGTTTTTGAAACAAGTTCAGTAGGGAATGCTCGTTCAAGTTTGTGCATTGAGAGGGAGAGGCAAGCTCTTCTCAAGTTTAAGCAAGGTCTCATAGATAACTCCGGTATCCTCTCATCATGGGGGATAGAAgatgagaaaaaagaatgttGCAGTTGGGAGGGTGTGAAGTGCAGCAATATAACAGGTCATGTTGTAGTTCTTGATATTCAACCACCTTTTATGTTCTTTAATGGTTATTCAGACTTCTCTAGTGGTTCAAACTTGAGAGGTAGTATTACTCCTTCATTGCTTGAACTGCAACATTTGAAGCACTTGGACCTTAGTTATAATGATTTTGGTGGAAGTCGAATACCGGATTTCATCGGTTCTTTTCCAAGACTGGAATACCTTAATCTTGAGCATGCTAACTTCTCAGGTGAAATTCCTCATACTTTTGGGAACCTTACCCATTTGCAGATTCTCGAGTTATCTTGGAATCAAATTTCAGGACCTTTGCCAAACTTAAAAACATTTTCAGCATTGAGAGAGTTGCATTTGaacaataatcaattcaaaggTATATTACCCCAAAGTGTCGGACAACTTTCAAAGCTAGAGATATTGAGTGTCAATTCAAATTTCTTAGAAGGTTCAATCACAGAATCACATCTTTCAAACCTTTCTAACTTAAAGGAGTTGGATTTATCATATAACTCGTTCTCTTTTCAGTTGGGACCTAATTGGATTCCTCCTTTTGAGTTAGATATCATATCACTCTCCCGTTGTGAAATGGGGCATCATTTCCCACAATGGCTACGAACTCAGAAGAATTACTCCTATCTTGATATCTCTTTCGTTGGTATATCAGGTGTAGCTCCTAACTGGTTTTGGGATCTTTCTCCAGAAATAAGCTACttcaacatttccaacaacaaaATAAGCGGAGAGATCCCTGATTTGTATTCCAAGTTTGTAGCATCAAAGGAATCTAATTTTCCAGTGATGGATTTTAGTTCAAATAACTTATCAGGTTTAGTGCCATCATTCCCTTCCTACTTGGACACATTGAACCTTTCCAAAAACAAGTTTGTTGGATCAATTTCTTTCCTGTGTAAAATAGCCAACCCTTTCTTCCACATCCTTGACCTCTCAAATAACCTACTTTCAGGCGAACTTCCCGATTGTTTGATGGAATTTGAAGAACTAGCCATTCTTAATCTAGCTAACAACAACCTACATGGTAAAATTCCCAGTTCTGTTGGTGCTTTGCACAATATCCAATCTCTACAATTGCAGAACAACAATTTTACTGGCCATCTGCCTACCTCTTTGATGAACTGTTCTATGTTGACAATCTTAGACGTGGGGGGGAATAAGTTAAGTGGAGAAATTCCATCATGGATTGGCTCAGAATTAACATCCTTGGTTGTCTTAAGTTTGAGAGTCAACAAGTTCAATGGAAAGATACCTCCAAATTTGTGTCGTCTGAATCAAGTCCATATTTTGGATCTTTCTCGGAACATCTTATCAGGAGAAATCCCACAATGTCTCAACAACTTCACATCTTTCCTTCATGAGGATAGTTTAAACCCGAGCATTATTATTAATGTGGGTGGAATCAATGGACAAGGCTATTACACTTCTGCTGAAGATTACATGGGGGATGCATTAGTTCAATGGAAAAGTAGTGAATCTGTGTACAATAAGACACTTGGGTTGTTAAAGATAATCGATTTTTCTAGTAACGAATTAGTTGGAAGAGTTCCTAAAGGAATCGCACAATTGGGTGGTCTACTTTCACTAAACCTCTCAAGAAATAATTTAACAG AATCCCTTGATCTGTCTAAAAATCAGCTCACAGGCCGGATTCCCACAAGTCTTGCTCAACTTAATTTCCTAAGCGTCTTAGACTTGTCGAGTAACAACTTGTCAGGGAAAATTCCTTCAAGCACTCAATTGCAGAGTTTTGATCCCTCATCATATGCAGGAAACAATGAACTTTGTGGCCCACCACTTGCAAAATGTCCGGGAGATAGGGATACTCAAAGCCGTTCTGGTGATCATAGAAGAATCAACAATCTTGATGAAGATGACAATATTTTTTCGTTTGGGTTTTAT ATTGAAGATGCTTTGGAGCTAGCAAACGATATGACAGACATTGGAGGATTAATCGTCCACA GGTCAGTTTCAGACTTTCAGTTCTTAttaaaaaaactacaaaaagtTCCTTGGTCTTTAAACATTATTACTGGAACAGGGGTCAAA GACTTGTTTTTGGGACAAGTTCAGGAGGGGATACTCGTAGAACTTTGTGCATTGGGATGGAGAGGCAAGCTCTTCTCAAATTTAAGCAAG gaccAGGCAATCGCCATAGCTCAGCTTCAGAGCAAAAACGATAAAGTTGCTTCAGCAAAGCCAAAAGAGGTTACTGAGCCAGGGCGAGAAGAAGCACGAGTAGTCGAGAGCAACGGATCTGGGGCCGGTTCATCTGCTGAGGTTTTGAAAATGCTCGAGACTTTGGAAAAACGGGTTGATTCAACGGAGAAAAGAGTGGAAACATATAACCCTCGGGTGGATCAGATCCCGGGAGCACCCCCGATCTTGAAGGGTCCAGATTCGAAGAGATACATTCAAAGACCTTTCCCTCCGAGTGCGGCTCCAAAGTTGATCccgaagagattcaagatgctggatattccgaa TTTTGacggttttggcatccatcttagacCTGCTGTTGCATGTGCTTTGACCTCTTTTGATCTACTAACGAACCGCTCCACAACCTGCTTaaatgtcattctcaccattgcggtgacgggtAGTCCCCGTGCAGATTTCAAtaagccattgaatgactcagAGCTATTTGTTGTCAGCATACCCCATCGCCTACCTTCATCCtggtgtaatgtccatttgtctttatcaattaCATTCAACCAGTGGAAGGCTTCCTCATTCGCCCGCCTAATAATGTCCATCTCGTTAAAGTTAAACTTCTTCCCCGATGCTCTGTTGCAGCCGCCCACATCCAATTGCAAAGTGCTGGGATCcgatatgccttttggaa atgatcaagatagggGATCTCATCGAAATGCCACTGAATCCGGGTCTACTCTTGCTgttgaaattggctttgcgGCTGAACCGGAGTCGACTCTTGCTGTTCAAATGGTTGTTGTGAATTCAGTTCCTCCTCGTGTGCCGGACTGTTCATCATGTCTTGCAACAATTCTACTTGATGTTGAGGATTAG